The Polyangium aurulentum genomic interval AAACTCTTGAAATGTGAAGGCGCTCCCCCACGTTCACGCTGCGAGGTCACGCCATGGAGCTGCTCTACCTGCTCGCGCTCATCCTGCCCCTGCCCCTGCTGCTGTACCTGATCGGCCTCGACCGCGGGCGCGGCGCCTGGGGGCTCGTGTTTCGCGGGTTCGTTCAGCGCGGCTCCTCGGCCTATCGCGCCGCCGAGGTGCCCGTCTGGAAGGAAGGCAAAGCGCCCCTCGTGGTCCACGCGGCCGCCATCACGAGCTTCGTCCTCGGACAGATGATCGTGCCCGGCGCCCTGTCAGCCCTCGTCGGGCTGCTCATGCTGCCCGACATGCTCTCCCGCGGTGGCGGGGGCGAACCGCTCATGGTCGTCCTCGTCCTCTCGGCGCCCACCGGGCTCTACGTGGCCGCGCTGCTGCTCTCGGCCGGCAGCGCGATGCTACGGCGCGACGCGGACGCCTCCGACAAGGCCAGGAATGCCGGCCGCTGGGCGATCGGGCACAACGTCCTGCTGCTCGTCGCGATTGCCGCGTGCGTGCTCGGCTCGTTCCACTCGTTCTTCCTCGGCCCCATCACGTACGCGCTCGTCTCCCTCGCGCACGCCGTCCTGCTCCTGCGCGCCGCGCGCTCCCTCGACGCGTACACCGAGGCGCAAGCGCGCGCGCCCGTGCCCGCGCCCTCGAATGCGACCTAAAGCTCGATCCCGGCGCAGAGCTCCGGCGCGAAGCTCGTCGCCACATCTTCCGTGCCGCGCACCGAGAGCGCCACCCCGCCGCCGAGAAAGGGCGTCAAGCGCGGGTCGATCTCGAACGCCGCGAGCGCCCGCACCTTGTACAGCTCGTCGCGCCCCGCGAGTGGCGTCTCGCCCGCGAACAGCCGGTAGCCCCCGACGTCCCCCGCCACGAAGAACCCCGGCGCCACGGGCACGCGCGCGCCGAGCGAAAGCCCCGCCGCGAACACCGCCTGCCGCCCCTCCTCGTTCACCTTCGCGCGGTTCGACAGGGCGACGCCGAGGATCGAATACGCATACCGGCTCGCGAATTTGACCCCGAGGTTCGCGAAGAGCGTGCTCGAGCCCCAGATGACCGGATGAACGCCCCCACGGCGCGGGATGGGCGCGACGCCGAGCGACTCGCCCTCGAGTTTGTCGGTCACGTTCAAAAGACCCACCTGCAGCCCGTGGAGCTTGCGCGCGACGTTCAGCACGCCGAGCTGCAGGCCGTTCACCTCGGCCGAGACGTTGATGATCCCGATCTGGACCCCGTCCACGCGCCCGATGTTCACCCCGCCCGCGATCTGCGCGCCTCGAACGCGCCCGCGCGCGACGCTCACGACGCCCGCGAGGAGCAGCCCGTCGACGTCGCCGTACGCCTGCTGCGCCACGCCCGCGAGCGCCACGCCCCTCACCCGATCGCTCGCCCAGCCGAGCACGCCCGCCACCTGCGCGCCCGTGACCGGACCTCCGGCGATCGAGAAGATCCCGTCGAGCACGAGGCCCTCGGTCGTCCCCTCGACCACGCCCGCGAGCCCGAGCTGCACGCCCTGCAGATCATGGCCGACCCAGCCCACGGGCCCAATCTGCGCGCCGCTCACGAACCCGACGCGGCCGAGCAGGAGCGATACGTCGAGGTGCGTGAATGCGTCGGGATCGGACGCATTGAGCGCCATCGGATGGAGAAGCCCGACGTTCACGGGCAGATAACGCACGACCAGCGGCTCGGGCGGCGGCTCGGGCGCATTGGATTCGACCGGCGCCGGTGGCGCCGGGGCCGGCGGCAAAGCAGGCACCTCGAGCGGCGCGGGCCCGCCCGTCTCCGCGGGCGTCTCGGGCGGCGTCGGTGCGCGTTTTTCGGGGGTAGCAGGATCGGCCGGCGGGACCTGTGCTCCCGCCGGGCGCGCGCAAAAGGCGCCGAGCGCGAGCGCCGCGGCCCCGGCCGAGGCCCACCGAAACAGCCGAGAGAAACCCGTGCGTACCCTCATCTGCCGAGCCCCCGAGCCTATCCGAGAAAGGCCCGCGCGTCGCGATCGGCGAGCGTCCAGCATGAAAACAACCGCAATCGCGCCCACCTCGTGGGCGCTCGGCGTTTCCGCCATTAGGCTCGGTGCATGAGCCCCCCGCTCGCATCCCCCTCCCCCGCAAGGCGCCTCCCCCTGCCGCCCGTGGCCCCCGGCGCGCTGCCGCTCCTCGGCCACGCGGTGCCCTTCCGGCGCGATCCGCTCGCCTTCATCCTGCGCGCGGCGGCGGCGGGGCGCGTGACCGAGATGCGCCTCGCCACCGAGTCGGCCTACCTCGTGCGCGATCCGGAGGACATCGAGCGCGTGCTCGTCGGCGAGCACAAGAAATTCATCAAGGATCGCTTCACGCACAGGCTCGAAAAGGCGCTCGGCGAGGGGCTCGTCACGAGCGAGGGCGAGACCTGGCGCAGGCACCGCCGGCTCATGGCGCCCGCGTTCCACCACGATCGCATCGCCCAGAGCGCCGCCATCATGGTCGACGCGGCCGAGCGCACGGCTGCCGCGATGCGCCCCGGCGAGGTGCGCGACATCCACGCGGACATGATGCGCCTGACGCTCGACATCGTGGCGCGCGCGATGTTCGGCACCGAGGTCCCCGGCGCGGCCGAGACGGTGGGGCGCGCGGTCGTGGCCATGATGGAGCGCTTCAACGACACGACCCTGCTGGTCTTCCCCTGGCTCGAGCGCCTGCCCCTGCCGGGCAACCTGCGCTTCCACGAGGCGATGCGCACGCTCGACGCGATCGTGCTCCGACTCGTGCGCGAGCGGCGCGAAAAAGGCGGCGGCGGCACGGATCTGCTCGGCATGCTGCTCGCCGCGCAGGACGAGGCGGGCGCTGGCCTGTCCGACCGCGAGCTGCGCGACGAGCTGATGACCATCTTCCTCGCAGGCCACGAGACGACGGCCCTCGCCCTGTCCTTCGCGTTCGTGCTGCTCTCGCAGAACCCCGCCGTCGAGGAGCGCATGGTTCGGGAGATCGACGAGGTGCTCGCAGGCCGCACGCCCG includes:
- a CDS encoding LA_2272 family surface repeat-containing protein, translating into MRVRTGFSRLFRWASAGAAALALGAFCARPAGAQVPPADPATPEKRAPTPPETPAETGGPAPLEVPALPPAPAPPAPVESNAPEPPPEPLVVRYLPVNVGLLHPMALNASDPDAFTHLDVSLLLGRVGFVSGAQIGPVGWVGHDLQGVQLGLAGVVEGTTEGLVLDGIFSIAGGPVTGAQVAGVLGWASDRVRGVALAGVAQQAYGDVDGLLLAGVVSVARGRVRGAQIAGGVNIGRVDGVQIGIINVSAEVNGLQLGVLNVARKLHGLQVGLLNVTDKLEGESLGVAPIPRRGGVHPVIWGSSTLFANLGVKFASRYAYSILGVALSNRAKVNEEGRQAVFAAGLSLGARVPVAPGFFVAGDVGGYRLFAGETPLAGRDELYKVRALAAFEIDPRLTPFLGGGVALSVRGTEDVATSFAPELCAGIEL
- a CDS encoding cytochrome P450, with the protein product MSPPLASPSPARRLPLPPVAPGALPLLGHAVPFRRDPLAFILRAAAAGRVTEMRLATESAYLVRDPEDIERVLVGEHKKFIKDRFTHRLEKALGEGLVTSEGETWRRHRRLMAPAFHHDRIAQSAAIMVDAAERTAAAMRPGEVRDIHADMMRLTLDIVARAMFGTEVPGAAETVGRAVVAMMERFNDTTLLVFPWLERLPLPGNLRFHEAMRTLDAIVLRLVRERREKGGGGTDLLGMLLAAQDEAGAGLSDRELRDELMTIFLAGHETTALALSFAFVLLSQNPAVEERMVREIDEVLAGRTPEAADVARLRFTHAVVLEVMRLYPPVWGIGREALEDVTIGGYHIPRGSQLWLMQWVNHRDPRYFPEPDRFSPERWLDGLERRLPRFAYYPFGGGPRICIGNAFATMEAVLVLATIVRRRSIRVRDDRPLALAPTVTLRPRGPVEARIGARAS